From Rhodovibrio salinarum DSM 9154:
CTGAGACTGGTATGGATATCGTCGAAACGCGCCACAGCCCTCATTGTATCGGTCATGGCCGCGCCAGACGGATTTGGGGCTGCCATCTGCGTTGCTTGAACGCGACTTAGCCACCTCCTATACGGCGACAGGACGGATGGCCGACCGGGCGAACCGCGCGTCCGCGCACCATCCCTCCTCCCATGTTTTCGTTCGATCAGGGAGCCCGGCCACGATGTCCATTCCCGAGACCATGACGGCGATGCTGCTGACCGGCCACGGCGGGCCAGAGAAGCTGGACCTGCGCCATGACGTGCCGGTGCCCAAACCGGCCGCGGGTGAGGTGCTGGTCGAGGTCAGCGCCTGCGGCATGAACAATACCGACATCAAGGTGCGCGAGGGCTCCTACGGGGCGGAAGACGATCCCAACGCCGTGTCAACCTGGCGAGCGCGTGCAGGCGAAGAGTCGACGCTGCAGTTCCCGCGCATCCAGGGCGCAGACACGGTCGGCACCATCGTCGCGGTCGGCGACGGCGTGCCGGAAAGCCGGATCGGCGAACGGATCATGGTCGACTTCTGCATCTACAACCGCCCGGAAGGCGACGACTCCCTACGCGACATCGACTACTATGGTCATGGCCGCGACGGTGGTTTCGCCGAATACATGACGGTGGAAAGCGGCAACGCGATTAAGGTCGAGTCCGAAATGGACGACGCCGAACTCGCCACCTTTTCCTGCGCGTACCAGACCGGCGAGCATATGCTGGAGCGTGCCGGCCTTGCCGCCGGCGAGACGGTGCTGGTCACCGGCGCGGCCGGCGGCGTCGGCTCCGGCATCATCCAACTCGCCCGCGCACGCGGGGCGATCCCCTACGCCATCACCTCCAAGGGCAAGGAGGACGTGCTCAAGGACCTGGGCGCGGAGGCAACGATCCCGCGCCAGGACTTCCAGGGCCCCAATGGCACCGACGAGCAGGCGTTTATCGACCGGGTCGAACAGGCGATGGACGGCCGCGAGATCGACGTCGTAGCGGACCTGGTCGGTGGCGATATGTTCAACGGCCTGTTGCGCCTGCTGCGCCCGGAAGGCCGCTACACCACCGCCGGCACGATCGGCGGTGCGGTGGTCCCGCTCGACACCCGTACGCTCTACCTTAAGCACCTGCAGCTGCACGGCTCCTCCCAGGGGCGCCGACAGGACTTCCGCCGGGTCGTGCGCTACATCGAGGCGGGCAAGATCAAGTCAATCCTGCACAAGACCTGGAAGCTCTCCGAGCTACGCGAGGCGCAGCACGACTTCGTCTCCAAGAACTACGTCGGCAAGATGGCCGTGGTGCCGGATTCCAAGTGGGAGCAGGTGGGCGCCAAGCATGGTGGATAAGCCAGCCCCCACAAATCCGGCTGGCGCCAACCCGGCAGGCACCAGCCGTCTGCGTGAGATCGAGGTGATCGATGTCTCGGTCGGCGGCGACGTGCACCGTGTGGTCCTGGACGGCGTGCTGCCCGTGCCAGGGGCCAGCGTCCACGACCAGATGCGCCATCTGGAGAAGAAGGCCGACGGCCTGCGCCGGCTGCTGATCTCCGAACCCTACGGCGCCGCGCACATGTGCGTCGATCTGCTTGTGCCGGCCAAGCGGTCGGACTGTTCGCTCGGCTTCGTGATCATGGAGGTCATGGGCTACCCGGTCTATTCCGGGTCCAACTCGCTCGCCACCGGCGCAGCGGTGGTCGAAGCCGGCCTGATCCCCCCGCCCGAGGGGGAGCGCCCCGACGCGGACGGCGTGATCCGCCGACCGGTACGCCTGGAGGCGCCCGGCGGCCCGGTCGACCTGACGGCGGAGATCGTCGACGGGCGCGTAAGGCGGATGCGCACCGGCGGCGACGACGCCTTCGCCGTCGCACTCGACCGCCACGTTCAGGTCCCCGGTCTGGGCGAGATCAGCTACGACCTGATGTACACCGGCGGCTTCTACGTGCTGGTGGACGCGCAGGACCTCGGCCTGGAGCTAACCTGGGCCAACGAACCGACGCTCAGCGACACCGCATTTCGGATCATGGAGGCGGTGCGCGACGGCTTCACCGACGTCCACCCCACCCTAGGCGACCTGGGGCCGCCGCCCTTCCTGCATTTCATGGGTCCGTCGGAGACGCGCGACGATGGCGTGATCGCGGCGCGCTGCGCGGCCTACGGCCACCCACGGGTGATCTGGCGCTGCCCGACCGGCACCGGCACGTCCGCGCGCCTAGCCCGGCTGTACGCTCGGAGAGAGGCGGAGGTAGGCACCCGCCTCGCCTCGATCGCGCCGACCGGCAACGTCTTCGACGGGACCATCACCGGTACCTCCAAGGTCGGCAACACCCCAGCGATCCGAACCGAGATCGCCGCAAGACCGAGCATCCTCGCCCGGCTGCGGGTTCAGGTCGACCTGGACGACCCGCTGGTCGCCGATTACCGGCTGGACGACATCCTGGGCGCGGGCCCACAGCTCACACGCAGGTCGTGAACGCCCACCACTTGACCAACGGGCATCCGGCCATGAACGCGGCAGCGAAAGTGAGTTAAGGCGCCTGTGCGCCAGAAGACGTCGCGGTTACAATGTCGCACCCAGACAGGACACTGCACGTTTGACACACGATCCGGGGGCGTCTTTTCGCGCCGGCGTGCCCCGGGCCTCGCCCTAAGCTGTCCCGACCCGCGCGACTGGGAATAAGATCCGATGCCGTCCGATTACATCCTCACCCTGTCCTGCGAAGATCGTCCCGGTATCGTCTCGGCGGTGACGACCGAACTGGCCGGGATCGGCGCCAACATCGCCGAAAGCAACCAGTTCTGGGACCACGCGACCAACCGCTTCTTCATGCGCATCGCGATGCAGACCCAGAAGGGGACTCAGCGCGACGACGTCGAACGGGCGCTGAAGCCGGCGATCGAGCGCTTCGACATGCGCACCAGCATCACGACGACCGCGCAGAAACCGCGTGTGATCGTCATGGTCTCCAAGTTCGACCACGCGATGCGCTACCTGCTCTACCAGATCCAGGTCGGCTGGCTGGAAGCCGAGGTTGTGGCGATCGTCTCCAACCACGAGGACAGCCGCCGCTTCGCCGAGCAGGAGGGGATTCCCTACTACTACTGGCCGGTGAACAAGGAAAATAAGGCCGAGCAGGAAGAGAAGCTGCTGGGTCTGGTGCAGGAAAGCGGCGCCGATCTGGTGGTGCTCGCGCGCTACATGCAGGTGCTGTCGGACAAACTGTCCCGCCGGCTGTACGGCAAGGTGATCAACATCCACCACTCCTTCCTGCCCGCCTTCAAGGGCGCGAAGCCCTATCACCAGGCGCACGAGCGCGGGGTCAAGCTGATCGGCGCAACCGCCCATTACGTCACCCCCGACCTGGATGAAGGGCCGATCATCGATCAGGAGACCGAGCGCGTCAGCCACGCCATGAGCGTCGACGACTTCGTCGCCACCGGCCGGGACATCGAAAGCCGCGTTCTGGGGCGCGCGGTACGCCTGCACCTGGAACGCCGGGTCATGCTGAACGCCCACAAAACGGTGGTGTTCCAGCAATAGCGGTCTTGTTTTCGCGATAGATCGAAGGGCCCGGAGCTTCGGCTCCGGGCCCTTTTCTTGTGCAGCTCCGCCGCCGTCTATGCGCCCAACGCAGCCGCGTGGTGACGCAAGTGGTCTTCGACGAAGGTCTGGATGAAGTAGTAGCTGTGGTCGTAGCCGGGCTGCCGGCGCAGGCGGTAGGGCTGGCCGGCGGCGTCGGCCGCCTGCTCGAAGCGCTCGGGCTGCAGTTCGCGGGTCAGGAACTGGTCCGCCTCGCCCTGGTCGATCAGGATCTCGGCGCCACTCGCCCCCTGCTTCAGGAGCTCGCAGGCGTCGTGTCGCGCCCAGGCGTCCCGGTCGTCGCCCAGATAGCCCGCGAACGCCTTCTCGCCCCAGGGCACTTGCATCGGCGCCACGATCGGCGCGAACGCGCTGCAGGAGCGGTACAGGCGGGGGTGCTTCAGATGCAGCGTGAGCGCGCCATGCCCGCCCATCGAATGGCCCATCACGCCCCGGCGGTTCTCGTCGACCGGGAAATGCGCGGCCACGAGATTGGGAAGCTCTCGCGTGACGTAGCTTTCCATCTGGTAGTGGTGGGCCCACGGCTCCTGCGTGGCGTCCAGATAGAAGCCGGCCCCGCTGCCGAAGTCGTAAGCCTCGTCCTCGCCCGGCAGGTCAACGCCGCGCGGGCTGGTGTCCGGCATCACCAGGATCAGACCAAGCTCCGCCGCGACACGCTGCGCGCCCGCCTTAATGGTGAAGGTCTCCGGGGTACAGGTCAGGCCGGCCAGGTAGGTCACCGCCGGCAGCCGTGCGCCCGCCTTGGCCTGCGGCGGGCTGTAGACCGCGAAGGTCATGTCGCAGCCGCACACGTCCGAGCGGTGGCGGTAAAAGCCCTGCACGCCGCCGAAACACGCCTGCTCGCTCACCGTCTCGATGGCGGTCATCCGCTTTTTCCCTTTCGGGTGTTGTTAGGAGAACGGGGCGCAGGCGGGCGATCGTTCGCGGCCGTCCGCCTGCGCCCTGAGGTCACGTCACGTCGCTAGTAGACCACGACCGAGCGGATCGACTTGCCTTCGTGCATCAGCTCGAAGCCGTGGTTGATCTCGTCCAGCGACAGCGTATGGGTGATCATCGGGTCGATCTCGATCTTCCCGTCCATGTACCAGTCGACGATCTTGGGCACATCGGTACGTCCGCGCGCGCCGCCGAAAGCCGTGCCCTTCCAGGTGCGCCCGGTGACCAACTGGACCGGCCGGGTGGCGATCTCCTCGCCGGCCGCGGCGACGCCGACGATGATGCTCTCGCCCCAGCCCTTGTGGGCGCATTCCAGGGCCTGACGCATCAGCTTGACGTTGCCGACGCACTCGAAGCTGTAGTCCGCGCCGCCACCGGTCATTTCGATCAGGTGCTGCACCAGATCGCCGCCGACCTCCTTCGGGTTGACGAAGTGGGTCATCCCGAAGCGCTCGCCCCAGGCCTTCTTCTCGTCGTTCATGTCAACGCCGATGATCTTGTTGGCGCCGACCATGCGCGCGCCCTGGATCACATTGAGGCCGATGCCGCCCAGGCCGAACACCACGATGTTCGACCCCGGCTCGACCTGCGCGGTATTGACCACCGCGCCGATTCCGGTGGTGACGCCGCAGCCGATGTAGCAGACCTTGTCGAACGGCGCGTCCTTGCGGATCGGGGCTAACGCGATCTCCGGCAGCACGGTGTAGTTGGAGAAGGTCGAGCAGCCCATGAAGTGATGCAGCTTCTTGCCACCGATCGAGAAGCGCGAGGTCCCGTCCGGCATCACCCCCTGACCCTGCGTCGTGCGGATCGACTGGCACAGGTTGGTCTTGGGGTTCAGGCAGTATTCGCACTCCCGGCATTCGGGGGTGTAGAGCGGGATGACGTGATCGCCCTTCTGCAGATGCTTCACCTCGGGGCCGACATCGACCACCACGCCAGCACCTTCGTGGCCCAGAATCGACGGGAACTGCCCTTCCGGGTCGGCACCGGACAGGGTGTAGGCGTCGGTGTGGCACAGGCCGGTCGCCTTGATCTCGACCAGCACCTCGCTAGCTTTCGGGCCTTCCAGGTCGACCTCGGTGACCTCCAGCGGCTTGCCCGCCTCGTACGCGACTGCGGCGCGGGTTTTCATCGTGATCTCAAGCTCCCCTATCGAACGGAATCCGGGCTGCGAGCCTACAGACTCTCAGCCACGCGTACACCCCAGTCCTGCCAGAAGCGCCGGCCCCTCGACAGGGAACGTCAGAGCGTTCCCGGCCGACGCCTTCCCCACCTCAGCTGGGTCCACTATCCGCCTGAAAGCAGAGATCCGACAGGCGGCGAACGGATCACCAGGCCGGCAGCGGCTCCGGACGGAAGGTGCGCCGGGGCGCCGGCGCGGTGTCGGGTACCCCCGCCCAGCGAATCAGTGACAGCTCGCCAGACGGGTCTTCGACCACGGCCGTACAGCTATCCACCCAGTCGCCGCAATTGACATACAGCAGCCCGTCGACAACCTCCGCGCCGGCGTGGTGGATGTGGCCGCAGACCACCCCGTCGCAGCCATGCGCCCGGGCCGCCTGCAGCAGGTTCGCGCGGTAGCGTGCGATCAGGCCGACGTGGGGCAGCAACCGGTCCTTCAGCGCCGCCGACAGCGACCAGTAGCCGAGCCCGACGGTCTGCCGCCCGCGCCCGACCAGTTCGCTCGCGCCGACCCCCAGGATATAGGCGGTGCAGCCGGCGACGTACTTCGCGCTGGCCCGCGGCAGATGCGGCTCCTGCTGGTCGCCGTGGATCACCAGGAGCTTGCGGCCCTGCGCGGTCTCGTGAACCGTATGCGGGACAACCTCAATGCCCGGCAAATAGCGGCGCACGCCAAGGCGCGCGTGCAGTTCTGGATCGTGGTTGCCCGGCAGATAGACCAAGCGCGCGCCGTCCCGCGCCTTCTGCCGCAGCGCCCGGATCACCCGGGCATGACTGCGCGGCCAATAGTACCGACGGCGCAAGCGCTTTAGATCAAAGATATCGCCAACCAGGTACCAGGTGTCGGCGTCGTGGGCGGCAATGAAGCTCAGCAGTTCGTCTGCCTTCGCCAAACGGGAGCCGAGGTGGAAATCGGATAGAAAGATCGTGCGATAATACTGACGCTGCATCGGGCCTCCAAGCCACCGGGGCCACGGCGCTCCGCCTGGCCGACGGAGACACTATAGCGAAGAGGTTTTACGACTGCTAAATGGCCCGCATCGCCTCCAAGACAAATCGTACGACATGGCGTCCCCTAGAGATAGGGGAGGAACAGGCGGGCGCCGGCATCGCGCAGCTGCTGCCATTTCGGCCGGTTGGCCAGATCGGACATGTTGAGCCGACGGGCGCGCGCGATCTTGTCATCGATCAGCGCGTCGATCTCGGCCGTTAACTTGGTGTCATAGGTTTCAAGGTCCAGTTCGAAATTCAGACGGTGACTGCGCACATCCCAATTCGAGCTGCCGATCAAGCACAGCGCGCCATCCACCGTCATCAGCTTGCTGTGGTCGAACGGCTCGGGCGCCAGGAAGACGGTGTAGGAGGCGCCTGCAAGCATCCCGAGGTTGGCGCGCACCGCCCAGTCGACCAGACGCTTGTTGGTATGTTCCGGGATTACGATCTCGACATCGACCTGCCGCAGCACGGCCAGTGATAGCGCCATCTGCAGATGACGGTCAGGCAGGAAATAGGGGGTCACGATCCGGATACGCCGGCGGGCCTCCACGACCGCCGTACCAAGCAGCGTCTCCAGGCTGCCCATGTCCTCGTCCGGGCCGCTGGTGACTCCCCGAACCGCGGCGGTGCCGGCCGTCTCCGTATCCAGATCCGGCCACCACCGCGCGTCCGAGAGGCTTTCGCCGGTGGTAAAGCGCCAGTCGTCGGCGAATGACTCCATCAGGTGACGCACGGCTGGACCGGTCAACTCCGCGTGGACGTCGCGGATCGAGGGGGGCCTGCCCATCGTGTCGTCGGAGATGTTCATCCCTCCGGTGAACGCGCGCCGGCCATCTACGATCAGCACCTTCTTGTGGTTGCGCAGATTCAGGAAAGACATCTGCCAGGGCAGCCAGAAGTGCAGGAAACTGGCCACCGGCACGCCCATCTTCCGCAGGCGCTTGACCATCGGGTATTTCAGATAGCCGCCGCCGACCCCATCGATCAGCACGCGCACCTGCACGCCACGGTCCCGCGCCGCGGCAAGCGCGTTGGCGAAGGCCCGGCCCGTGCGGTCCTCCTCGAAGATATAGGAAGCAAGTGCGACGCTCTCGCGCGCTCCGTTGAGCGCCTCCAACATAGCCTGGGCCGCCTGATCGCCGGTGACGAGCGGGCGAATCCGGTTGCCGGCGGTCAATCGCCGGCCGGTCACCCGCCGGCCAACCTCCGCGATCCAGCCCACGTTGATCGGGACTTCCAGCTCCGGCCCCGCGCCCGGTTCAGGCGCAGGCCGGCCGGGGCGGTACAGGTAGGACAGCTGCCCCGCCTTGCGCGCGATCCGGTTGATTCCGAAAGCGCCATAGAGGGCCGAGCCGATCAGCGGCGACAGCCAGGCAATGCCGATCCAGGCGACCGCGCCGCGGCTGTCTTCCTTGGTCAGCAAGGCATGGCTGGTCACACGCGCGGCGGCGATGACATGCGTGATCCCCAGCAGGATCCAGAACAGATCGCTCATCCGGCCCGCCGCGGGCGTGTCTCAAAAGACGCGTTCATCGCTTTGTGAGGTGGGCATGCGCGTCTGCCAGTACAATCGGGCTGAACTCTGGGCGCGAGGTCTTCGGAGGACCGCCTTCCCCTCCACCGAACAGCGGGCTGCGCGGGGAGACAGGTCCAATCGCCGTAGGCTCGAAACAACCGTGGCCTCGCAGGCGCCCGCTACAGCTCCAGTTCCTGGTCCAGGTCCAGCTCGGTTTCGGTGTCGTCGATCACCTCGCCCTGCCCGCTCAGGCCCTGCGTGTGCGCTTGGCGGACATCGTCGCTCACCACCTTCAGCAGCTTGACCCGTTCCAGGCGCACCGGCTCCCCCTTGTAGCGCGCCGTGCGCTCGGCCAGACAAGCTCCTTCCAGACGGTAGTAATAGCTGTAGGCGTGATCCGGCTCGTCGAACACACGGGCATCCATGCGCCCATCATCCAGCTCGAAGCGCACCACGTACTTCACGACCCCATCCTCCCAGCGTTATTGACCTTGTCTGCCACCCGCGGCTGCTTTTACGGCCCAGCATCCATCGTCCCGCCAACACCGGCACACGTCAAACCTCTCCCATGCACCGGCGTTGGAAAAGAAGCCACCTAATCGGCCAAGCCCGTGGTCGGATCAACGCGAAGCACCGGCGATCTCGACCAGGCGGTCGTAGAGCGCCTGCTTGTCCGCCGCATACCCCAGATGCAGGCCGATCGCGTGCAACAGATCGCGCTTCCTGCCGCCGGCAGCGTCTGCCCCGGCCGTCGCCCTGAGCGCCGCCAGCCCACTGGCGTCGCCCCGGTAGAGATACTCGCCGCGCGCCAGATTCTGATCGGCTGTGAACGCCATGAAACCGGCGTCGCTGAGCTTCCAGTTCTTGGTGAACCAGAGCGTCACCAATAATTCGTCCTGCAGCCTGAAATCGACGGAGGTGCGCAGCATCCCCGCCTGCACGGCCACAACCTCGCCCGGGTGCATATCCCCTCCTTGCGCGATCCGTTCGCTGGCAGCGCTCAGGCCGCTCGCGTCACATGCGCGCTTATCACCCCTGTGCCCAGCCCGTCGAGGTAGCGGTCAGTCGCTCTGGACGGCCTGCAGATTGAGGCTCTGGCTGAGCAGCTTCGGGTCGTCCATCGCCATCTGTGTGATCTGCTCGAAGGTGACAGGCTCACTCGGCTCGGCCGTGAGCGTGAGCGTGCCGTCCTGCTCGACGAAACGGGCAATTGCCTCGCCCAGCGCGTCGGGGAGCTGCATCTCCTGTAAGCTTTGACGGATACTCTGCGCCTGCTGTTGACGCACCGCCTCCGGGGACTGGTCGGTCTGCTGCGCGCGCAGCTCGGCGAGCCGGCGCGCCAACCCCTTGTTCTCCAACCGGACGGTTAAGGCCTGCAACGCGGCCTCGCCCTGCAGCGCTTGCGGGTCCTGCTCCAGCCGCGCGCCCAGATCGCCGTCCAGCGGGATGCCGACGACCTGTGCGGTCACGTTCAACTGCGCCACATCGCGCAGGTCCATTTCCCACCGGTCGATCGCGAAGGTCCCCGCTTCGGGATGGTAGGACAGGGTGAAGCCGCCATCGCCCCGCACCTCCTGGTAGCCAAGCGCGGCCAGCGTCATCATCGACAGGCCGGCGTCGGGGTGCGTCACGTCGGAATAGCCATCGCGATAGTCCACCTTGAACGTGATCGGCCCCTCCGCCGGCGTCTCCACCGACAGGTCCATCGACTCCAGGGCGGCGATCCGCCGGCCCTGCTCGATCATCTCCAGCCCGTCGAACTGCAAGGCGCGCAGACCATCGCCGCGTACGGCCGTCACCAACGCCTCCAGACCCGGGTCGTCGGTCTTGGCATGCAGGCGCTGCAGGTCGTCGATGTCGGCATCGCGCACGCGGATGCGGTCGACCAGCACG
This genomic window contains:
- a CDS encoding phospholipase D-like domain-containing protein encodes the protein MSDLFWILLGITHVIAAARVTSHALLTKEDSRGAVAWIGIAWLSPLIGSALYGAFGINRIARKAGQLSYLYRPGRPAPEPGAGPELEVPINVGWIAEVGRRVTGRRLTAGNRIRPLVTGDQAAQAMLEALNGARESVALASYIFEEDRTGRAFANALAAARDRGVQVRVLIDGVGGGYLKYPMVKRLRKMGVPVASFLHFWLPWQMSFLNLRNHKKVLIVDGRRAFTGGMNISDDTMGRPPSIRDVHAELTGPAVRHLMESFADDWRFTTGESLSDARWWPDLDTETAGTAAVRGVTSGPDEDMGSLETLLGTAVVEARRRIRIVTPYFLPDRHLQMALSLAVLRQVDVEIVIPEHTNKRLVDWAVRANLGMLAGASYTVFLAPEPFDHSKLMTVDGALCLIGSSNWDVRSHRLNFELDLETYDTKLTAEIDALIDDKIARARRLNMSDLANRPKWQQLRDAGARLFLPYL
- the fghA gene encoding S-formylglutathione hydrolase gives rise to the protein MTAIETVSEQACFGGVQGFYRHRSDVCGCDMTFAVYSPPQAKAGARLPAVTYLAGLTCTPETFTIKAGAQRVAAELGLILVMPDTSPRGVDLPGEDEAYDFGSGAGFYLDATQEPWAHHYQMESYVTRELPNLVAAHFPVDENRRGVMGHSMGGHGALTLHLKHPRLYRSCSAFAPIVAPMQVPWGEKAFAGYLGDDRDAWARHDACELLKQGASGAEILIDQGEADQFLTRELQPERFEQAADAAGQPYRLRRQPGYDHSYYFIQTFVEDHLRHHAAALGA
- the purU gene encoding formyltetrahydrofolate deformylase, whose translation is MPSDYILTLSCEDRPGIVSAVTTELAGIGANIAESNQFWDHATNRFFMRIAMQTQKGTQRDDVERALKPAIERFDMRTSITTTAQKPRVIVMVSKFDHAMRYLLYQIQVGWLEAEVVAIVSNHEDSRRFAEQEGIPYYYWPVNKENKAEQEEKLLGLVQESGADLVVLARYMQVLSDKLSRRLYGKVINIHHSFLPAFKGAKPYHQAHERGVKLIGATAHYVTPDLDEGPIIDQETERVSHAMSVDDFVATGRDIESRVLGRAVRLHLERRVMLNAHKTVVFQQ
- a CDS encoding alcohol dehydrogenase family protein gives rise to the protein MSIPETMTAMLLTGHGGPEKLDLRHDVPVPKPAAGEVLVEVSACGMNNTDIKVREGSYGAEDDPNAVSTWRARAGEESTLQFPRIQGADTVGTIVAVGDGVPESRIGERIMVDFCIYNRPEGDDSLRDIDYYGHGRDGGFAEYMTVESGNAIKVESEMDDAELATFSCAYQTGEHMLERAGLAAGETVLVTGAAGGVGSGIIQLARARGAIPYAITSKGKEDVLKDLGAEATIPRQDFQGPNGTDEQAFIDRVEQAMDGREIDVVADLVGGDMFNGLLRLLRPEGRYTTAGTIGGAVVPLDTRTLYLKHLQLHGSSQGRRQDFRRVVRYIEAGKIKSILHKTWKLSELREAQHDFVSKNYVGKMAVVPDSKWEQVGAKHGG
- a CDS encoding S-(hydroxymethyl)glutathione dehydrogenase/class III alcohol dehydrogenase, translating into MKTRAAVAYEAGKPLEVTEVDLEGPKASEVLVEIKATGLCHTDAYTLSGADPEGQFPSILGHEGAGVVVDVGPEVKHLQKGDHVIPLYTPECRECEYCLNPKTNLCQSIRTTQGQGVMPDGTSRFSIGGKKLHHFMGCSTFSNYTVLPEIALAPIRKDAPFDKVCYIGCGVTTGIGAVVNTAQVEPGSNIVVFGLGGIGLNVIQGARMVGANKIIGVDMNDEKKAWGERFGMTHFVNPKEVGGDLVQHLIEMTGGGADYSFECVGNVKLMRQALECAHKGWGESIIVGVAAAGEEIATRPVQLVTGRTWKGTAFGGARGRTDVPKIVDWYMDGKIEIDPMITHTLSLDEINHGFELMHEGKSIRSVVVY
- a CDS encoding proline racemase family protein; this translates as MVDKPAPTNPAGANPAGTSRLREIEVIDVSVGGDVHRVVLDGVLPVPGASVHDQMRHLEKKADGLRRLLISEPYGAAHMCVDLLVPAKRSDCSLGFVIMEVMGYPVYSGSNSLATGAAVVEAGLIPPPEGERPDADGVIRRPVRLEAPGGPVDLTAEIVDGRVRRMRTGGDDAFAVALDRHVQVPGLGEISYDLMYTGGFYVLVDAQDLGLELTWANEPTLSDTAFRIMEAVRDGFTDVHPTLGDLGPPPFLHFMGPSETRDDGVIAARCAAYGHPRVIWRCPTGTGTSARLARLYARREAEVGTRLASIAPTGNVFDGTITGTSKVGNTPAIRTEIAARPSILARLRVQVDLDDPLVADYRLDDILGAGPQLTRRS
- a CDS encoding UDP-2,3-diacylglucosamine diphosphatase, which produces MQRQYYRTIFLSDFHLGSRLAKADELLSFIAAHDADTWYLVGDIFDLKRLRRRYYWPRSHARVIRALRQKARDGARLVYLPGNHDPELHARLGVRRYLPGIEVVPHTVHETAQGRKLLVIHGDQQEPHLPRASAKYVAGCTAYILGVGASELVGRGRQTVGLGYWSLSAALKDRLLPHVGLIARYRANLLQAARAHGCDGVVCGHIHHAGAEVVDGLLYVNCGDWVDSCTAVVEDPSGELSLIRWAGVPDTAPAPRRTFRPEPLPAW